From Pseudomonas sp. G.S.17, the proteins below share one genomic window:
- a CDS encoding IS110 family transposase, protein MSACSTVAVDLAKNVFQVAGEDALGQVIYEERIKSRETFVAFLQKLPAGVTVLMETGPGAQAWARLLQAQGNQARILPAQHVAKHRSGAKNDRNDVLAILRSGRDVNIAPVPVKSTAQLAMQALHRARQGYVRRRTAMGNQIRGLLLEQGIAMAQGAVTLSRNVPRILEDAIQPLPDMLRELIDEMLGEWSHLGERIDVLTGRLEAAAREDETAKRLMTVRGIGPIIATALLAKQTEPERFANARMFAAYFGTVPEQHSSGQKIRLGGICRRGDGYIRSLSIQGAHAVLRQVKPDSEHPDDRRLRRWLSQHGQKGAAVRLANRNLRIVWVLLQNNQTYRRQPAGCQEATMNH, encoded by the coding sequence GTGTCGGCTTGTTCGACAGTGGCGGTAGATCTTGCCAAGAATGTGTTCCAGGTGGCCGGGGAAGATGCCCTTGGTCAGGTCATTTACGAAGAGCGGATCAAGTCACGCGAAACCTTTGTGGCCTTTTTACAAAAACTGCCGGCAGGCGTGACGGTGCTGATGGAGACCGGCCCTGGCGCGCAGGCTTGGGCGCGGCTGTTGCAAGCACAAGGCAATCAGGCGCGAATTTTACCGGCGCAACATGTCGCCAAACATCGTAGCGGTGCCAAAAATGATCGCAACGATGTGCTGGCGATATTGCGTTCAGGACGAGATGTAAACATTGCGCCAGTGCCAGTCAAAAGCACCGCACAACTGGCCATGCAGGCTCTGCATCGTGCTCGACAAGGGTATGTAAGGCGGCGCACTGCAATGGGTAATCAGATACGCGGGCTGTTGCTGGAACAGGGCATTGCCATGGCGCAAGGGGCGGTGACCCTCAGCCGAAATGTCCCACGTATATTGGAAGATGCCATCCAGCCATTGCCGGATATGTTGCGCGAGCTGATTGATGAAATGCTGGGCGAATGGAGCCATCTGGGTGAGCGCATCGATGTACTGACGGGCCGTCTGGAAGCAGCAGCGCGCGAAGATGAGACAGCAAAGCGTCTGATGACAGTGCGCGGCATCGGCCCAATCATCGCCACCGCCTTGCTGGCCAAACAGACTGAGCCTGAGCGTTTCGCCAATGCCCGAATGTTTGCTGCCTACTTCGGCACGGTGCCCGAGCAGCACAGCAGCGGGCAAAAAATCCGATTGGGAGGAATTTGCAGACGCGGAGATGGCTATATTCGCAGCCTGTCGATTCAAGGAGCGCACGCCGTGTTAAGGCAGGTGAAGCCTGATTCGGAGCATCCCGATGATCGCCGGCTAAGACGCTGGCTAAGTCAGCATGGTCAAAAAGGAGCAGCCGTAAGGTTGGCCAATAGAAACCTGCGCATCGTCTGGGTGCTGCTGCAAAACAATCAGACCTATCGTCGTCAGCCTGCAGGTTGCCAGGAGGCGACGATGAATCATTAA
- the pgl gene encoding 6-phosphogluconolactonase, with amino-acid sequence MAICDLELPAGLVAREFDNPALLASELAANVAEQLKTAISSNGVATLVVSGGRSPVAFFQSLAEQPLDWSKVVVSLADERWVPVEHADSNAGLLQRYLLQGPAAKAKFLGLYSVAQSLEEAADAADQALAELPPIDVLILGMGDDGHTASLFPKSPNLNEALRLDGERRCLPMLAPTVPHQRLTMTRRLLASARLPILSVSGQAKLDTLRAALAGDDLAEMPVRAFLDSSLEIYWCP; translated from the coding sequence ATGGCGATATGTGACCTTGAACTGCCAGCGGGCTTAGTCGCTCGCGAGTTCGATAATCCTGCGCTGCTGGCCAGTGAGCTGGCAGCTAACGTGGCTGAGCAACTGAAAACGGCGATCAGCAGCAACGGCGTCGCAACCCTGGTGGTTTCCGGCGGTCGCAGCCCGGTGGCGTTTTTCCAGAGCCTGGCCGAGCAGCCGCTGGACTGGTCCAAAGTGGTGGTCAGCCTGGCTGACGAACGCTGGGTGCCGGTTGAACATGCCGACAGCAACGCTGGCCTGTTGCAGCGCTATCTGCTGCAAGGCCCGGCGGCCAAGGCGAAGTTCCTCGGTTTGTACAGCGTTGCCCAGAGTCTTGAAGAAGCGGCTGACGCTGCCGATCAGGCGCTGGCCGAATTGCCGCCCATCGACGTACTGATTCTGGGTATGGGTGATGACGGGCACACCGCTTCGTTGTTTCCCAAGAGCCCGAACCTGAATGAAGCCTTGCGGCTGGATGGCGAACGTCGTTGCTTGCCGATGCTGGCGCCGACCGTGCCGCATCAGCGCCTGACCATGACCCGCCGTCTGCTGGCTTCGGCGCGTTTGCCGATCCTGTCCGTTTCCGGCCAGGCCAAACTCGACACCCTGCGCGCGGCCCTGGCCGGTGATGACCTCGCCGAAATGCCGGTTCGCGCCTTCCTTGACTCTTCCCTTGAGATTTACTGGTGCCCATAA
- the zwf gene encoding glucose-6-phosphate dehydrogenase, with protein sequence MLSITVEPCTFALFGALGDLAVRKLFPALYQLDRAGLLHADTRILALAREPGDEQQHLAYIDKSLRRFVPEAELEPENVERFQARLSYLHVDFLKAEDYVALAERVGDAQVLIAYFATPASVYGAICENLASVNLTERTRAVLEKPIGHDLASSRRVNDAVAQFLPESRIYRIDHYLGKDTVQNLIALRFANSLFETQWNQNHISHVEITVAEKVGIEGRWGYFDQAGQLRDMIQNHLLQLLCLIAMDPPSDLSADSIRDEKVKVLKALAPFTPERLATQVVRGQYIAGYSEGKPVPGYLEEENSNTQSDTETFVALRADIRNWRWSGVPFYLRTGKRMPAKLSQIVIHFKEPPHYIFAPEQRMQISNRLIIRLQPDEGISLQVMTKDQGLDKGMQLRSGPLQLNFSDTYRSARVPDAYERLLLEVMRGNQNLFVRKDEIEYAWQWCDQLIAGWKKAGDAPKPYAAGSWGPMSSIALITRDGRSWYGDM encoded by the coding sequence ATGCTCTCGATTACGGTTGAACCGTGCACTTTTGCCTTGTTTGGCGCCTTGGGCGACCTGGCAGTGCGCAAGCTGTTCCCGGCCCTTTATCAACTCGACCGCGCTGGATTGCTGCATGCCGACACGCGAATCCTTGCGTTGGCGCGCGAACCGGGCGACGAACAGCAGCATTTGGCATACATCGATAAATCCCTGCGCCGCTTTGTTCCGGAGGCTGAACTTGAGCCTGAGAACGTGGAGCGTTTTCAGGCTCGCCTGAGTTACCTGCACGTGGATTTCCTCAAGGCCGAGGATTACGTGGCGCTGGCTGAGCGGGTTGGTGATGCGCAAGTCCTGATCGCGTACTTCGCTACGCCCGCGTCGGTGTATGGCGCGATCTGCGAAAACCTCGCCTCGGTCAACCTTACCGAGCGCACTCGCGCGGTGCTGGAAAAACCTATCGGTCATGACCTGGCGTCTTCACGTCGGGTCAACGATGCCGTGGCGCAGTTCCTGCCGGAAAGCCGCATCTATCGCATCGACCACTATCTGGGCAAGGACACCGTTCAGAACCTGATCGCCCTGCGTTTCGCCAATAGTCTGTTCGAAACCCAGTGGAACCAGAATCATATTTCCCACGTGGAAATCACCGTTGCGGAAAAGGTCGGCATCGAAGGCCGTTGGGGCTATTTCGATCAGGCCGGGCAATTGCGCGACATGATCCAGAACCACCTGCTGCAGCTGCTGTGCCTGATCGCCATGGACCCGCCCAGCGACCTGTCCGCCGACAGTATTCGTGACGAGAAGGTCAAGGTGCTCAAGGCACTGGCACCGTTCACCCCGGAACGTCTGGCGACCCAGGTCGTACGCGGCCAGTACATCGCCGGTTACAGCGAAGGCAAGCCGGTGCCCGGTTATCTGGAGGAAGAAAACTCCAATACCCAGAGCGACACGGAAACCTTCGTCGCCCTGCGTGCCGACATTCGCAACTGGCGCTGGTCCGGCGTGCCGTTCTACCTGCGCACCGGCAAGCGTATGCCGGCCAAGCTGTCGCAGATCGTCATCCACTTCAAAGAACCGCCGCACTACATCTTCGCTCCCGAGCAGCGCATGCAGATCAGCAACCGCCTGATCATTCGCCTGCAACCGGACGAAGGCATTTCCTTGCAAGTGATGACCAAGGACCAAGGCCTGGATAAAGGCATGCAGTTGCGCAGCGGCCCACTGCAACTGAATTTTTCCGACACCTACCGCAGCGCGCGCGTCCCTGATGCGTATGAGCGGTTGTTGCTGGAAGTGATGCGCGGCAATCAGAACCTGTTTGTTCGCAAAGATGAAATTGAGTACGCATGGCAATGGTGCGATCAGCTGATCGCCGGCTGGAAAAAGGCAGGCGATGCGCCCAAGCCTTACGCCGCCGGATCGTGGGGCCCGATGAGCTCCATTGCATTGATTACTCGTGACGGGAGATCGTGGTATGGCGATATGTGA
- a CDS encoding carbohydrate ABC transporter permease: protein MSNQIGTPAVSLSRIAIHAVLIIACLLYLVPLVVMLLTSFKTPEDISTGNLLSWPAVVSTIGWVKAWATVDGYFWNSIKITVPAVLISTAIGALNGYVLSFWRFRGSQLFFGLLLFGCFLPFQTVLLPASFTLGKMGLASTTTGLVFVHVVYGLAFTTLFFRNYYVSIPDALVKAARLDGAGFFTIFMKIILPMSTPIIMVCLIWQSTQIWNDFLFGVVFSSGDSQPITVALNNLVNTSTGAKEYNVDMAAAMIAGLPTLLVYIVAGKYFVRGLTAGAVKG, encoded by the coding sequence ATGAGTAATCAGATCGGAACACCTGCCGTCAGCCTCAGCCGGATCGCGATTCACGCGGTCCTGATCATTGCGTGCCTGCTGTACCTGGTGCCGCTGGTGGTCATGTTGCTGACCAGCTTCAAGACTCCGGAAGACATCAGCACCGGCAACCTGCTCAGTTGGCCTGCCGTGGTGAGCACCATCGGTTGGGTCAAGGCCTGGGCAACCGTCGACGGGTATTTCTGGAACTCGATCAAGATCACCGTGCCGGCAGTGTTGATCTCCACCGCCATCGGCGCGCTCAACGGTTACGTGCTGTCGTTCTGGCGTTTCCGTGGTTCGCAGTTGTTCTTCGGCCTGTTGCTGTTCGGCTGCTTCCTGCCGTTCCAGACCGTCCTGCTGCCAGCGTCCTTCACGCTGGGCAAGATGGGCCTGGCGAGCACCACCACCGGGCTGGTGTTTGTCCATGTGGTCTACGGCCTGGCGTTCACCACGCTGTTCTTCCGGAACTACTACGTGAGCATTCCGGATGCGCTGGTCAAGGCCGCGCGCCTGGACGGCGCCGGGTTCTTCACCATCTTCATGAAGATCATTCTGCCGATGTCGACGCCGATCATCATGGTCTGCCTGATCTGGCAGTCCACGCAGATCTGGAACGACTTCCTGTTCGGGGTGGTGTTCTCCAGCGGCGACTCGCAACCGATCACCGTGGCCCTGAATAACCTGGTCAACACCAGCACGGGTGCCAAGGAATACAACGTTGATATGGCGGCGGCGATGATTGCCGGTCTGCCGACACTGCTGGTCTACATCGTGGCAGGCAAGTATTTCGTGCGCGGTCTCACGGCCGGCGCGGTCAAGGGGTAA
- a CDS encoding ABC transporter substrate-binding protein codes for MNSISRLATLISLASLLPLSALAADSKGSVEVVHWWTSGGEKAAVDVLKAQVEKDGFIWKDGAVAGGGGSTAMTVLKSRAVAGNPPGVAQIKGPDIQEWASTGLLDTDALKDVAKEEKWDSLLDKKVSDTVKYDGDYVAVPVNIHRVNWLWINPEVFKKAGIAKNPTTLQEFYAAADKLKAAGFIPLAHGGQPWQDSTVFEAVVLSVMGADGYKKALVDLDNAALTGPEMVKSLTELKKVASYMDADGKGQDWNLEAAKVINGKAGMQIMGDWAKSEWTAAKKVAGKDYECVAFPGTDKAFTYNIDSLAVFKQKDKGTLAGQQDIAKVALGENFQKVFSINKGSIPVRNDMLNNMDKLGFDSCAQTAAKDFLADSKSGGLLPSMAHNMATTLAVQGAFFDVVTNYINDPKADPADAAKKLGAAVKSAK; via the coding sequence ATGAATTCAATTTCCCGTCTCGCTACTCTCATTTCTCTCGCCTCGTTGTTGCCGCTGAGCGCGCTTGCTGCCGATTCCAAAGGTTCCGTTGAAGTGGTCCACTGGTGGACGTCCGGTGGCGAAAAAGCTGCTGTCGATGTGCTCAAGGCTCAGGTGGAAAAAGACGGCTTTATCTGGAAAGACGGCGCTGTGGCCGGTGGTGGCGGTTCCACTGCCATGACCGTGCTGAAAAGCCGCGCGGTCGCTGGCAACCCGCCTGGCGTTGCCCAAATCAAAGGTCCGGACATTCAGGAGTGGGCCTCCACCGGCCTTCTCGACACTGACGCTCTCAAAGACGTCGCCAAAGAAGAAAAGTGGGACAGTCTGCTGGACAAGAAAGTCTCCGACACCGTGAAGTATGACGGCGACTATGTGGCCGTCCCGGTGAACATTCACCGCGTCAACTGGCTGTGGATCAACCCGGAAGTGTTCAAAAAAGCCGGGATCGCCAAGAATCCAACCACCCTCCAGGAGTTCTACGCAGCCGCTGACAAGCTCAAGGCCGCAGGCTTCATCCCTCTGGCCCATGGTGGTCAACCTTGGCAGGACAGCACCGTTTTCGAAGCAGTCGTGCTGTCGGTAATGGGTGCGGACGGTTACAAGAAAGCCCTGGTCGATCTGGACAACGCTGCATTGACCGGTCCGGAAATGGTCAAGTCGCTGACCGAATTGAAGAAAGTCGCCAGCTACATGGATGCCGACGGCAAAGGCCAGGACTGGAACCTGGAAGCCGCCAAGGTCATCAACGGCAAGGCCGGCATGCAGATCATGGGTGACTGGGCCAAGAGCGAATGGACCGCGGCCAAGAAAGTCGCCGGCAAAGACTACGAGTGCGTAGCTTTCCCGGGCACCGACAAGGCTTTCACTTACAACATCGACTCCCTGGCGGTGTTCAAGCAGAAAGACAAAGGCACGCTGGCGGGTCAGCAGGACATCGCCAAAGTCGCGTTGGGTGAAAACTTCCAGAAAGTCTTCAGCATCAACAAAGGCTCGATCCCGGTTCGCAACGACATGCTGAACAACATGGATAAGCTGGGCTTCGACTCTTGCGCGCAAACCGCTGCCAAAGATTTCCTGGCGGACTCCAAGTCCGGTGGGCTGCTGCCGAGCATGGCGCACAACATGGCAACCACATTGGCAGTACAAGGTGCGTTCTTTGACGTAGTCACCAACTACATCAACGACCCGAAAGCCGACCCGGCCGACGCGGCGAAGAAACTCGGCGCGGCAGTCAAATCTGCGAAGTAA
- a CDS encoding sugar ABC transporter permease has translation MSSIAVFSKASPFDALQRWLPKLVLAPSMFIVLVGFYGYILWTFVLSFTTSTFLPSYNWAGLAQYQRLFDNDRWWVASKNLAVFGGMFIGISLVLGVVLAVFLDQRIRREGFIRTIYLYPMALSMIVTGTAWKWLLNPGMGLDKMLRDWGWEGFRLDWLIDPDRVVYCLVIAAVWQASGFIMAMFLAGLRGVDQSIIRAAQIDGASLPTIYLKVVLPSLRPVFFSAVMILAHIAIKSFDLVAAMTAGGPGYSSDLPAMFMYSFTFSRGQMGMGSASAILMLGAILAIVVPYLYSELRNKRHE, from the coding sequence ATGAGTTCTATTGCTGTATTCAGCAAAGCCTCGCCGTTCGATGCCCTGCAGCGCTGGCTCCCTAAATTGGTGCTGGCGCCGAGCATGTTCATCGTCCTGGTGGGCTTCTACGGCTATATCCTGTGGACGTTTGTCCTGTCGTTCACCACCTCGACCTTTCTGCCTTCCTACAATTGGGCCGGACTGGCGCAATACCAGCGCCTGTTCGATAACGACCGCTGGTGGGTCGCGAGCAAAAATCTCGCGGTGTTCGGCGGCATGTTCATCGGTATCAGCCTGGTGCTCGGCGTAGTCCTGGCGGTATTCCTCGACCAGCGTATTCGTCGCGAAGGTTTTATCCGCACCATTTATCTGTACCCGATGGCGCTCTCGATGATCGTCACCGGTACTGCCTGGAAATGGTTGCTCAACCCAGGCATGGGCCTGGACAAAATGCTGCGTGACTGGGGTTGGGAAGGCTTTCGGCTGGACTGGCTGATTGACCCTGATCGCGTCGTCTATTGCCTGGTGATCGCTGCAGTCTGGCAGGCGTCGGGCTTCATCATGGCGATGTTCCTGGCCGGCCTTCGTGGTGTCGATCAATCGATTATCCGTGCTGCGCAAATCGATGGGGCAAGCCTGCCGACCATCTACCTCAAAGTGGTTTTGCCAAGCCTGCGTCCGGTGTTCTTCAGCGCCGTGATGATCCTTGCGCACATCGCCATCAAGAGCTTCGACCTGGTTGCCGCGATGACGGCGGGCGGCCCCGGCTACTCCTCCGATCTTCCGGCGATGTTCATGTATTCGTTCACCTTCAGTCGCGGCCAGATGGGCATGGGTTCGGCCAGTGCAATCCTGATGCTCGGGGCGATTCTCGCCATCGTCGTGCCTTATCTGTATTCCGAGCTGAGGAACAAGCGTCATGAGTAA
- a CDS encoding carbohydrate porin codes for MKKLRNKSLNQFQLIGGLSVLSALAFTGTASAVEPFHANEHMTGDWGGLRQELYDKGYDFSLEYVGEMGANVHGGYNDDKTARYSDQFALGVQMDLEKVLGWKNAEFKLAITERSGNNISNDRLGDPRVGTLSSSQEVWGRGQTWRLTQMWVKQTYFDGKLDIKAGRMGEGEDFGSFPCDFQNLTFCGTQAANYVNTWYNWPVSQWALRVKYNITPEVFAQIGVYEQNPSYLETGNGFKLSGSGAKGTLVPVEVVWSPTINSLPGEYRLGYYFSSPSADDVYEDRNGQPQGLTGGQFKSRSEKTGWWVVAQQKIMNFGGDQSRGLSLFANATVHDKDTNFVDNFLQVGMVFKGPFAARPKDDIGIGVSRIHVNEDVRDRARQINAVNGIDDYDNPGYLPIQKSEYNSEIYYGVHVTDWLTIRPNLQYIKSPGGVDQVDNALVAGIKLQTKF; via the coding sequence ATGAAGAAGCTACGCAATAAATCGCTTAACCAGTTCCAGCTTATCGGTGGTTTGTCTGTATTGAGTGCGTTGGCGTTTACGGGAACCGCCAGTGCTGTCGAGCCGTTCCACGCCAATGAACACATGACCGGCGATTGGGGTGGATTGCGACAGGAACTGTATGACAAGGGCTATGACTTCTCGCTGGAATACGTCGGCGAGATGGGCGCCAACGTGCATGGCGGCTACAACGACGACAAGACGGCGCGGTACAGCGATCAGTTCGCCCTCGGCGTGCAGATGGATCTGGAGAAGGTCCTTGGCTGGAAGAATGCGGAGTTCAAACTGGCCATCACCGAACGAAGCGGCAACAACATTTCCAATGACCGACTCGGCGATCCTCGTGTCGGCACGCTCAGTTCCTCGCAGGAAGTCTGGGGTCGCGGGCAGACCTGGCGCCTGACGCAAATGTGGGTCAAGCAGACCTATTTCGACGGCAAGCTCGACATCAAGGCCGGGCGGATGGGCGAGGGCGAGGATTTCGGCAGCTTCCCTTGCGACTTCCAGAACTTGACCTTCTGCGGTACTCAGGCCGCCAACTATGTGAACACCTGGTACAACTGGCCAGTCAGCCAGTGGGCCTTGCGCGTGAAGTACAACATCACGCCTGAAGTCTTCGCCCAGATCGGCGTCTACGAACAGAACCCTTCGTACCTGGAAACCGGCAACGGCTTCAAGCTGAGCGGCAGTGGCGCCAAAGGCACCCTGGTGCCGGTGGAAGTGGTGTGGTCGCCGACCATCAACTCGTTGCCGGGCGAATACCGTCTGGGTTACTACTTCAGCAGCCCGAGTGCTGACGATGTCTACGAGGATCGCAACGGCCAGCCACAAGGCCTCACCGGCGGCCAATTCAAGTCGCGTAGCGAGAAGACTGGCTGGTGGGTCGTGGCGCAGCAAAAGATCATGAACTTCGGCGGCGATCAGTCCCGGGGCCTGAGCCTGTTTGCCAACGCTACCGTGCATGACAAGGACACCAACTTCGTCGACAACTTCCTGCAGGTCGGCATGGTCTTCAAAGGCCCGTTTGCTGCGCGTCCGAAGGATGACATCGGCATCGGCGTTTCGCGCATTCACGTCAACGAAGACGTCCGTGATCGCGCCAGGCAGATCAACGCCGTCAACGGGATCGACGACTACGACAACCCAGGTTATCTGCCGATCCAGAAAAGCGAATACAACTCCGAGATCTACTACGGCGTGCACGTCACCGACTGGCTGACCATTCGTCCCAACCTGCAATACATCAAGTCTCCGGGCGGTGTCGATCAGGTGGATAACGCGCTGGTGGCCGGTATCAAACTGCAGACCAAGTTTTAA
- a CDS encoding MurR/RpiR family transcriptional regulator, with amino-acid sequence MDRTRNLLEMIQSRLEELNKAERKVAEAILLNPQQATRFSIAALAQAAKVSEPTVNRFCRSFSVSGYPELKLQLAQSLASGAAYVSRAVEADDDTEAYTQKIFGSAIASLDSACQQLDPALISKAVDMLIQARQIHFFGLGASAPVALDAQHKFFRFNLAVTAHADVLMQRMIASVAHTGELFVIISYTGRTRELVEVARIARANGASVLGLTAAGSPLAKASTVSLNIPLPEDTDIYMPMTSRIIQLTVLDVLATGMTLRRGVDFQPHLRKIKESLNDSRYPVEDQG; translated from the coding sequence ATGGACCGCACACGAAACCTTCTGGAGATGATCCAGAGCCGACTCGAAGAGCTGAACAAGGCTGAGCGCAAGGTCGCTGAGGCGATTCTGCTCAATCCGCAGCAAGCGACCCGTTTCAGCATCGCAGCGCTGGCCCAGGCCGCCAAAGTCAGCGAGCCCACGGTCAACCGCTTCTGCCGCTCATTCAGCGTCAGCGGCTACCCGGAACTCAAGTTGCAGCTGGCACAGAGCCTGGCCAGCGGTGCCGCGTATGTGAGCCGCGCAGTCGAAGCGGATGACGATACCGAGGCCTACACCCAGAAGATCTTCGGCAGCGCCATCGCCTCGCTGGACAGCGCCTGCCAGCAACTGGACCCGGCGCTGATCAGCAAAGCCGTGGACATGCTGATTCAGGCTCGGCAGATTCACTTCTTCGGCCTCGGTGCTTCGGCGCCGGTTGCGCTGGACGCCCAGCACAAGTTCTTCCGTTTCAACCTGGCCGTGACCGCCCACGCTGATGTGCTGATGCAACGCATGATTGCCTCGGTGGCGCACACCGGGGAATTGTTCGTGATCATTTCCTACACCGGCCGCACCCGCGAACTGGTCGAAGTCGCACGCATCGCCCGCGCCAACGGCGCTTCGGTCCTGGGCCTGACTGCGGCGGGCTCACCCCTGGCCAAGGCCAGCACCGTCAGCCTGAACATTCCGCTGCCGGAAGACACCGACATCTATATGCCGATGACCTCGCGGATCATCCAGCTGACCGTGCTCGACGTACTCGCCACCGGCATGACCCTGCGCCGCGGCGTCGACTTCCAGCCGCATCTGCGCAAGATCAAGGAAAGCCTGAATGACAGCCGCTATCCGGTTGAGGATCAGGGTTAG
- the ugpC gene encoding sn-glycerol-3-phosphate ABC transporter ATP-binding protein UgpC, producing the protein MATLELRNVNKTYGVGLPDTLKNIELQIKDGEFLILVGPSGCGKSTLMNCIAGLETISNGSILIDDADVSGMSPKDRDIAMVFQSYALYPTMTVRQNIEFGLKIRKMSAAAIDEEVTRVAKLLQIEHLLNRKPGQLSGGQQQRVAMGRALARRPKIYLFDEPLSNLDAKLRVEMRTEMKLMHQRLKTTTVYVTHDQIEAMTLGDKVAVMKDGIIQQFGTPKEIYNNPANLFVASFIGSPPMNFIPLRLQRKDGRLFALLDSGQARCELPMGMSDAGLEDREVILGMRPEQIVLAPGEPNGLPTIRAEVQVTEPTGPDTLVFVNLNQSKVCCRLAPDVAPQVGESLTLQFDPAKVMLFDAATGERLGVLGQPQPAGRAGNVTQINRN; encoded by the coding sequence ATGGCAACGCTCGAATTACGCAATGTAAACAAGACCTACGGCGTTGGCCTTCCGGACACGCTGAAGAACATCGAACTGCAGATCAAGGACGGTGAATTCCTGATTCTGGTCGGGCCTTCCGGCTGCGGTAAATCCACCCTGATGAACTGCATCGCGGGTCTGGAAACCATCAGCAACGGCTCGATCCTGATCGACGACGCCGACGTCAGCGGCATGAGTCCCAAGGACCGTGACATCGCCATGGTCTTCCAGTCCTACGCGCTGTACCCGACCATGACCGTGCGCCAGAACATCGAGTTCGGCCTGAAAATCCGCAAGATGAGCGCCGCCGCCATCGACGAAGAAGTGACCCGGGTCGCCAAGCTGTTGCAGATCGAACACCTGCTCAATCGCAAGCCCGGCCAGTTGTCTGGCGGCCAGCAACAGCGTGTGGCCATGGGTCGCGCACTGGCGCGGCGGCCGAAGATTTACCTGTTCGATGAACCGCTGTCCAACCTCGACGCCAAGCTGCGGGTCGAGATGCGTACCGAAATGAAGCTGATGCACCAGCGCCTGAAAACCACCACGGTATACGTCACCCACGACCAGATCGAAGCAATGACCCTGGGCGACAAAGTGGCGGTAATGAAAGACGGGATCATCCAGCAGTTCGGCACCCCGAAAGAGATCTACAACAACCCGGCCAACCTGTTCGTGGCCAGCTTCATCGGTTCGCCGCCGATGAACTTCATTCCCCTGCGCCTGCAACGCAAGGATGGCCGCCTGTTCGCCTTGCTCGACAGCGGTCAGGCCCGTTGCGAACTGCCCATGGGCATGTCGGATGCCGGGCTTGAAGATCGCGAAGTCATCCTTGGCATGCGTCCCGAGCAGATCGTTCTGGCGCCCGGCGAACCCAACGGCCTGCCGACCATTCGCGCTGAAGTCCAGGTTACCGAGCCTACCGGGCCGGACACGCTGGTGTTCGTCAACCTGAACCAGAGCAAGGTCTGCTGCCGTCTGGCGCCGGACGTCGCGCCTCAGGTCGGGGAAAGCCTGACCCTGCAGTTCGATCCGGCCAAAGTCATGCTCTTCGACGCCGCCACCGGCGAGCGTCTTGGCGTGCTGGGCCAGCCACAACCCGCCGGGCGCGCGGGCAATGTCACGCAGATCAACCGCAATTGA
- a CDS encoding D-hexose-6-phosphate mutarotase has product MTIKEAGMLEHPLQRFFTSRRSRPTFEWERYQLRDVLIIDHPQCEAVFSRQGGQLLHFQPRGQKPWLWCASHWPQVGAIRGGVPVCWPWYGRHPSEGVWPAHGWARLLDWKLIDSRESEAGVSLHWRLQLWDWQADLHAELGQGMELRLTTRHQDSEPCQFSHALHAYWRISDVQEVALEGLDGAQGYDQLSRQACQQEGDLRVAGGCQRVFDHTGPLQLQDQAWQRRLGIDTGDSANTVVWHPGKRPLMGVAGSEAGGFVCVEAASGGSESLSLAPGERAELSLQAYLVH; this is encoded by the coding sequence ATGACCATCAAGGAAGCGGGGATGCTGGAGCATCCGTTGCAGCGATTCTTCACCTCCAGGCGCTCCAGGCCGACGTTCGAGTGGGAGCGTTATCAGCTACGTGACGTGCTGATCATCGACCACCCGCAATGTGAGGCGGTGTTCAGCCGTCAGGGCGGCCAGTTGCTGCATTTTCAACCTCGGGGCCAGAAGCCCTGGTTGTGGTGTGCGTCGCATTGGCCACAGGTCGGTGCGATTCGCGGCGGCGTTCCGGTCTGCTGGCCTTGGTATGGCCGTCATCCGAGCGAAGGCGTATGGCCGGCGCACGGTTGGGCGCGGCTGCTGGACTGGAAACTGATCGACAGCCGCGAAAGCGAGGCGGGCGTGAGCCTGCATTGGCGTCTGCAACTGTGGGACTGGCAAGCCGACCTGCACGCCGAGCTGGGGCAGGGCATGGAATTGCGTTTGACCACCCGGCATCAGGATAGTGAGCCCTGTCAGTTCAGTCATGCGCTGCACGCCTATTGGCGGATCAGTGATGTACAGGAAGTAGCGCTTGAAGGCCTGGATGGCGCGCAAGGCTACGATCAGCTCAGCCGGCAGGCGTGTCAGCAAGAAGGCGACTTGCGCGTGGCGGGCGGCTGTCAGCGGGTGTTCGATCACACCGGACCTTTGCAGTTACAGGATCAAGCCTGGCAACGGCGTTTGGGTATCGATACCGGCGACAGCGCCAACACCGTGGTCTGGCACCCCGGCAAACGCCCGCTGATGGGCGTGGCGGGCAGCGAAGCGGGCGGGTTCGTCTGCGTCGAGGCTGCGTCAGGCGGCAGCGAAAGCCTGAGCCTGGCGCCAGGCGAGCGCGCCGAGTTGAGTTTGCAGGCTTATCTGGTGCATTGA